A genome region from Anolis carolinensis isolate JA03-04 chromosome 6, rAnoCar3.1.pri, whole genome shotgun sequence includes the following:
- the LOC100558621 gene encoding olfactory receptor 11L1 has protein sequence MTNHSTVSKFQLMGFQNLPGWQITLFTMFFFIYILTITGNVVIIVMVKLEPCLHSPMYSFLQNLSFLEIWYTTTIVPKMLISLLVENKTISFNECMSQLYFFVFLGATECFFLSLMAYDRYLAICDPLHYSVTMNTQFCTHLSIGSWVSGLLTGLLPPLLISRLSFCSSNQINHFFCDIPPLLKLSCSDTSVTEISIFVLSVLVLFTCFMLTLASYTFIILTIVKIPSASGKKKTFSTCGSHLVVVVIYYGTMMSMYIRPSASLSSELNKVVSVFYTVVTPLLNPIIYSLRNNDFKEALQKLVKRKCILCRF, from the coding sequence ATGACTAACCATAGCACTGTATCTAAATTCCAGCTTATGGGTTTCCAGAACCTTCCAGGATGGCAGATCACCCTCTTCACTATGTTCTTCTTTATCTACATTCTAACTATTACAGGCAATGTAGTCATCATTGTGATGGTCAAGCTGGAGCCATGCCTCCATTCTCCTATGTACTCTTTCCTCCAAAATCTTTCCTTCCTAGAGATATGGTACACAACCACTATTGTGCCCAAGATGCTCATTAGCCTCCTTGTAGAAAACAAGACCATCTCCTTCAATGAGTGTATGTCCCAGTTgtacttttttgttttcttgggAGCAACAGAGTGTTTTTTTCTGTCTCTAATGGCATATGACCGGTATTTGGCAATTTGTGACCCTCTGCATTATTCCGTAACTATGAACACTCAGTTCTGCACTCATTTGTCAATCGGGTCTTGGGTGAGTGGTCTCCTCACAGGGCTTTTGCCTCCTTTGCTGATCTCCAGGCTAAGTTTCTGTAGCTCCAATCAAATCAATCACTTCTTTTGTGACATTCCCCCTTTGCTGAAGCTCTCTTGCTCTGACACTTCAGTCACTGAGATAAGCATATTTGTGCTCTCTGTATTAGTACTTTTCACTTGTTTTATGCTTACCCTAGCATCTTACACATTCATTATTTTGACTATTGTGAAAATCCCTTCTGCTTCTGGAAAGAAGAAAACATTCTCCACTTGCGGCTCACATTTGGTTGTGGTGGTAATATATTATGGCACCATGATGTCTATGTATATTCGACCTAGTGCTAGTCTTTCTTCAGAGCTCAATAAAGTTGTCTCTGTCTTTTACACTGTGGTAACGCCTCTTCTTAACCCTATCATCTACAGTCTGAGGAATAACGACTTCAAGGAAGCCTTGCAGAAGTTGGTCAAAAGGAAATGTATCTTATGTAGAttttaa
- the LOC100562962 gene encoding olfactory receptor 5V1 — translation MKVHNQTVFSEFIILGFQDLQELHLLLFSGFLTIYLFTVLWNAFIITMATLDQRLRTPMYFFLGNLSVLDICYTTTTIPPMMSLLLTQRNSISYIGCLLQLYFFFSFVGTECLLLAVMAFDRYVAICKPLHYPLVIRRKFCLQLATLCWASGFFNSAIHTCFAFRLPFCNDNRLDAFYCDIPPLLKLSCGDITLNQRLLLFIGLFIAWTPLFCILLSYAYIISTVLKIRSTEGRQKAFSTCSSHLTVVLLYYGSCIFTYLRPISSQSSVNAKLIPLMYSILTPLLNPVIYTLRNKDVKKAFQSAMGKI, via the coding sequence ATGAAGGTACATAACCAAACAGTATTTTCTGAGTTCATCATTCTTGGCTTTCAAGATCTGCAGGAGCTACACCTCTTACTCTTCAGTGGATTCTTgaccatttatttattcacagtgcTGTGGAATGCCTTCATTATCACAATGGCCACATTGGATCAGCGACTCAGAACTCCCATGTACTTCTTTCTTGGGAACCTCTCTGTTCTTGATATCTGctacactactactactattcctCCGATGATGAGTCTCCTTCTCACACAGAGAAACAGCATCTCTTATATAGGTTGTCTGCTTcaactgtatttctttttttcctttgtagGCACTGAATGCCTGCTTCTGGCAGTTATGGCCTTTGACCGATATGTTGCCATTTGCAAACCTTTGCATTATCCACTGGTTATCAGAAGAAAATTTTGCCTTCAGCTAGCTACTCTATGTTGGGCTAGCGGTTTCTTCAACTCTGCAATACACACATGTTTTGCCTTCAGGTTACCTTTCTGTAATGACAATCGCCTTGATGCTTTCTACTGTGACATCCCTCCTCTGCTAAAACTGTCCTGTGGAGACATTACCCTCAATCAAAGGCTTTTGCTATTCATTGGCCTGTTCATAGCTTGGACACCCCTTTTTTGTATTCTTCTATCATATGCTTACATCATTTCAACTGTCTTGAAAATACGCTCCACAGAAGGGAGACAAAAAGCTTTCTCCACCTGCTCTTCTCATCTCACTGTGGTTCTCTTGTATTATGGCAGTTGCATTTTCACATATTTAAGACCAATTTCTTCTCAGTCATCAGTGAATGCAAAGCTCATCCCACTAATGTATAGTATCTTGACACCTTTGTTAAATCCAGTCATATATACCTTGCGCAACAAGGATGTGAAGAAAGCTTTCCAAAGTGCAATGGGAAAAATTTGA
- the LOC100558422 gene encoding olfactory receptor 6N2, producing the protein MDLSNHTTVSEFVIAGFPILQQNRIPVFVLILIVYILTVTGNMIIIFITRYEVSLHTPMYFFLGNFSLLEICFTSVTVPTILVNLVREHNVVSFTNCLVQIYFFHALGGIECLLLAAMAYDRYVAIRSPLRYSIIMSSFVYGQLAAWSWAIGLVLPLVPVILISQLNYCGSNVVDHFFCDILPLLRLVCNRTQLNEMLSFFICTFILVGSFTLTMISYAAILITVLGIPSSKGRKKAFSTFASHLTVVCIFYGTMMFIYVRPTRNLSFNMDHLVAVFYCLVTPLLNPIIYSLRNKEVKKALRNVFCRNLEELK; encoded by the coding sequence ATGGATCTTTCAAACCATACAACTGTGAGTGAATTTGTTATTGCAGGGTTTCCTATCCTGCAACAGAACAGAATTCCAGTGTTTGTTCTGATTTTAATTGTCTACATATTGACAGTGACAGGAAATATGATCATAATCTTCATCACCCGATATGAAGTTTCTCTCCACACCCCTATGTACTTCTTCCTGGGTAACTTTTCTTTGTTGGAGATTTGTTTTACTTCAGTCACTGTCCCAACAATACTGGTTAATCTTGTCCGGGAACACAATGTTGTATCCTTCACCAACTGTCTTGTCCAAATATATTTCTTTCATGCTCTTGGTGGAATCGAATGCCTTCTTTTAGCTGCTATGGCATATGACAGATATGTGGCTATCCGTTCTCCTCTAAGATACAGCATCATTATGAGTAGTTTTGTCTATGGTCAGCTTGCTGCCTGGTCTTGGGCCATTGGATTGGTATTACCATTGGTGCCAGTAATTCTCATATCTCAGCTAAATTATTGTGGAAGCAATGTGGTAGATCACTTCTTCTGTGACATCTTACCTTTGCTGAGGCTGGTTTGCAATAGGACTCAACTCAATGAGATGTTGAGCTTTTTCATCTGTACATTTATTCTTGTTGGCTCATTCACACTAACGATGATTTCTTATGCTGCAATTCTGATCACTGTTCTGGGCATTCCTTCTTCAAAGGGACGTAAAAAGGCCTTCTCTACCTTTGCTTCCCATTTGACAGTGGTTTGTATTTTTTATGGGACAATGATGTTCATATATGTAAGACCAACCAGAAATCTCTCCTTCAACATGGACCATTTAGTTGCTGTGTTCTACTGCCTGGTCACTCCACTCTTAAATCCTATTATATACAGCCTCCGGAACAAGGAGGTTAAAAAGGCCCTTAGAAATGTTTTCTGTAGAAACCTTGAAGAGCTGAAGTAA
- the LOC100558226 gene encoding olfactory receptor 5AR1-like — protein sequence MENQTDRSEFIFLGLSSDPQLQIFFFVIFFTIYFITLSGNITIILVIKTDPSLYSPMYYFLSHLSFVDICYSTDIVPKMLANLLMKQKTISSTGCLTQMFFSLLLSVTEVFILSAMAYDRYTAVCHPLHYVVVMSKSVCSYLLMGSWLMGLSFAVINAVPIFKVQFCGFHEIRHFSCELPPLLKISCSDTFLNNIILYSSVVIFGLGSFLPTLISYIHIISTILKIRSTEGRSKAFSTCSSHLTVVGLLYMTGMSQYMKPSSISSVVVDELFSVQYSILTPMLNPIIYSLKNKEVKRALGKLFGKK from the coding sequence ATGGAAAACCAAACTGATAGATCAGAGTTTATTTTCTTGGGACTTTCTAGTGATCCTCAGCTGCAGATCTttttctttgtaatattttttaccATTTATTTCATAACACTCTCCGGAAACATCACAATCATCCTAGTGATTAAAACAGACCCTTCTCTTTACTCACCAATGTATTATTTTCTCTCTCATTTGTCTTTTGTTGACATCTGTTATTCTACTGATATTGTTCCTAAGATGTTGGCAAACTTGCTTATGAAGCAAAAGACTATctcctccactggctgccttacACAGAtgtttttcagccttctcttgagTGTTACAGAAGTGTTTATCCTTTCAGCAATGGCTTATGACAGATACACTGCTGTGTGTCATCCACTTCACTATGTAGTGGTCATGAGCAAATCAGTATGCAGTTACCTGCTGATGGGCTCATGGCTAATGGGCTTGTCTTTTGCAGTAATAAATGCAGTGCCTATATTCAAAGTACAGTTCTGTGGCTTTCATGAAATCAGGCACTTCAGCTGTGAACTCCCGCCATTGTTGAAAATATCTTGTTCTGACACCTTCCTCAATAATATAATCCTTTATTCCTCTGTTGTAATTTTTGGGCTTGGTTCCTTTCTACCAACCTTGATCTCCTACATTCACATCATTTCCACCATTTTGAAGATCCGCTCAACAGAGGGACGAAGCAAAGCTTTCTCTACCTGTAGTTCTCACCTGACCGTGGTTGGTTTACTCTATATGACAGGAATGTCCCAGTACATGAAACCCAGCAGCATCTCTTCAGTAGTGGTGGATGAACTTTTTTCTGTTCAGTATAGCATTTTGACTCCTATGCTGAATCCAATTATTTacagtttgaaaaataaagaagtgAAGAGAGCACTTGGGAAactatttgggaaaaaataa
- the LOC100558031 gene encoding olfactory receptor 5A2-like has product MGNQTHQPHFYLTGLSNNMQLQILFFLLFLIIYLLTLLGNSLIMLAVRTNCHLQNPMYFLLSHLSFLDVCFSSATVPEMLKTIIAKQKTISIGGCFIQAFFIMMSATTEVFILSSMAYDRYSAICKPLHYIEIMNATFCQKLVATAWMVGFFYAAANILPLLALQFCGSHVIKHFTCELPSILSLSCNDTYANKILFFITGSTVGLFSLFLTILSYSHIISTVLKITSTEGRHKTFSTCTSHLIVVILFYGTGYFRYLRPTSISSVVLDEILSIQYCVFTSFLNPIIYSLKNKEVKAASKKLLKEAFKNLFHLKT; this is encoded by the coding sequence ATGGGAAACCAAACACATCAACCTCATTTTTACCTTACTGGACTCTCCAATAATATGCAGCTTcagattcttttctttcttcttttcttgatCATTTATTTACTAACCCTGCTGGGGAACTCTTTGATCATGCTGGCTGTAAGAACCAATTGTCATCTTCAGAATCCCATGTACTTCCTCCTGAGCCACCTCTCTTTCCTTGATGTGTGTTTCTCGTCAGCCACTGTCCCAGAGATGTTGAAAACCATCATTGCAAAGCAGAAGACCATATCCATTGGGGGCTGCTTCATACAAGCCTTTTTTATCATGATGTCAGCTACTACTGAGGTTTTCATCCTGTCATCCATGGCATATGACAGGTATTCTGCTATATGCAAACCTCTGCATTACATTGAAATAATGAATGCAACTTTCTGCCAAAAACTAGTGGCTACAGCATGGATGGTTGGCTTCTTTTACGCAGCAGCAAACATATTACCATTGTTAGCATTACAGTTCTGTGGATCACATGTCATAAAGCATTTCACTTGCGAGTTGCCTTCCATCCTCTCTCTTTCGTGCAATGATACATACGCCAACAAAATACTGTTTTTTATTACTGGAAGTACAGTTGGGCTGTTCTCCCTGTTCCTCACCATTCTGTCCTACAGTCACATTATCTCTACTGTCCTCAAAATTACCTCCACTGAAGGGAGGCATAAAACTTTTTCTACTTGTACCTCACATCTCATTGTTGTGATTCTTTTCTATGGAACTGGTTATTTCCGCTATTTGAGGCCAACTTCCATTTCATCTGTAGTTTTGGATGAAATACTTTCCATACAGTACTGTGTCTTTACATCTTTTCTAAATCCCATCATCTATAGCttaaagaacaaggaggtgaaAGCAGCATCTAAAAAGCTTCTGAAAGAAGCATTTAAAAATTTGTTTCACCTAAAAACCTga